The genomic DNA ATGGATGACCTCAGAGCGATCGGCCACGACATCTCGGAGGTCCTGCACACCCTCAGCCGTGAGTTGGACGTCTGCGCCTCGGGCTTCCAGATGCTGATCGACGGTATGGATGGATTGCTCCGCAAATTCGAAGAGTGGGACCGCAAGGAGTTCACCCGGTTCTTCGGCAACGACGTTGGCAATGCGCTGGCTGGTGCTGTCAATGTGCACACGCAAATCGCTGAGGGCGTGGTGAAGTCGGGGCTTGAAGTCGGGCAGTCGGTTCCGGCGATGCTCGCCCACCCGGAGGAAACCGCGAAGGGCATCTGGGACATCGACAAGAATTTGGCGGAGTTCTTCAATCCGGTCGATGTGGTCCTCGATCCGGAAGGGCATCAGAAGGCCGGCGATCATCTTATCGATACTGTCAAAGCTGTTGTAGATACCAAGGATTGGTCCAGCGACCGTCCGCTGGTCGGGCTAGGCGACAATCTCGGAAATATCGCGCAAGTATTGCTCCCCGGGGTGGGAGAAGCCAAGGCCGGCGTCACAGCCGGGAAGGTAGGGGAGGAAAGCGCCCAAGTAGCCCGCGCCGAGGGTGCTACAGCACGCGGAAGCCTGAGGGCGCTCGGTGAAACCAGTGGCAAGGAGATCGCCGACCAGGCCGGCAAGATCGGCAAGGATCTCGACGGGCTGGGTGCCAGACCCGTCGATGCGCCCAAGGCTCCTGAACCTGCGGCGCGGCGGGCGGAATCGGGACCTGCAGCGGGGGCGAAGCCGGCCGATGACGGTGCAGCAGCGGGGAACACGGGTGCGGGAAAGGCCCCTGTCGACGCCGCAGCACGACCGGGCGGGGATCCTGCGCCCACCTCGCATGGGCAGGGGACATCACCAACTGGCGGTGAAGCAAACGCGGGTGCACCGCACAGCGAGGGAACCACGCCACACGGTTCCGGTGCCGAACCGGCGATAAGCGGGCACGGGCCCGGAGAGCCTGCGGCGGGTGCAGTCAACGGAAATGGCTCACATGCGCCAGCGCCCTGGCATGCGTCGACCGATGCACTGCCGGAAGGTGCAACGCACCCTTCAAACCATGGGGATTCCCAACTGGGTGACCACCATCCAAGTGACGTTCCTGGCCACAGCGAGCCTAACAACGGTGAATCAGTCCATCCAGGAGACGATCCGAACGGGAACGGACCCAAAAATGAGGTGAATAATCCTCCGCACACAGGATTGCATGATCCACCCATGAATCATGGTATGCCGGGCGATAACTTACCGGACCTCACCGGCGTGAACCAGGAGTATCGGCTTCCCGATGGCGAGGTCGATCCGGCTAGATTCGGAGAATGGGCGCAGGAGGTATCGGATGCATATCCTTCACTCACCAAGGATGGCGTTGAAGGAGTGTATGACTATACAACCGAGAACTACGACGGAATGAATCCGTACCTCCGTAATATGGATCCATTGGAGACCCATCAGCAGGATATTCTTGATGTGGACGCCATTGGTAATATGACGGACGAGCAAAAGGCGGCGTGGGAAGCGAGAATTACCCACACAGACGATGGTCTTTCGGGTCTACCACCTTACCGTGCCGATCCCGATGACGCGATTTCGGAAACATGGCGCGGATTGCGTGCCCCAGACTCGTTGCTGGATCAGTTCGTGGAAGGGCA from Mycobacterium sp. DL440 includes the following:
- a CDS encoding ADP-ribosyltransferase, whose amino-acid sequence is MGGYEVDPAQLAASGKTVGEQGDALIAALNALESALSGSGLMCGTDGSGMSFFSDYRKGGQSVISAAESAVNAFRNVGYGVEVSAHNYAISDAASTLGGGRESIPVPAEPTKYTASGVPGQSGPEIPEPSLWSLVQPFTGGAWPNGNPDTMAAVADAWRALGTAISTASGDAGDCVSSVSGHDIPELVHITDALNTLTSSSNELAGKCSLTAEKLDSFAAQVQSSQDAIRDLLHRLSASGILSEIGKIFSGHNPMDDLRAIGHDISEVLHTLSRELDVCASGFQMLIDGMDGLLRKFEEWDRKEFTRFFGNDVGNALAGAVNVHTQIAEGVVKSGLEVGQSVPAMLAHPEETAKGIWDIDKNLAEFFNPVDVVLDPEGHQKAGDHLIDTVKAVVDTKDWSSDRPLVGLGDNLGNIAQVLLPGVGEAKAGVTAGKVGEESAQVARAEGATARGSLRALGETSGKEIADQAGKIGKDLDGLGARPVDAPKAPEPAARRAESGPAAGAKPADDGAAAGNTGAGKAPVDAAARPGGDPAPTSHGQGTSPTGGEANAGAPHSEGTTPHGSGAEPAISGHGPGEPAAGAVNGNGSHAPAPWHASTDALPEGATHPSNHGDSQLGDHHPSDVPGHSEPNNGESVHPGDDPNGNGPKNEVNNPPHTGLHDPPMNHGMPGDNLPDLTGVNQEYRLPDGEVDPARFGEWAQEVSDAYPSLTKDGVEGVYDYTTENYDGMNPYLRNMDPLETHQQDILDVDAIGNMTDEQKAAWEARITHTDDGLSGLPPYRADPDDAISETWRGLRAPDSLLDQFVEGQLFSDPAYLSTSTDSHVAEVFARGAGENQTPTLLKVEGYDGVDVRQLSRYMGESEILFPRGAEFEVVSKIMGDDGILRIVLRQMPR